One genomic region from Spirosoma sp. KCTC 42546 encodes:
- a CDS encoding TonB-dependent receptor has translation MKKTVKLFVILLLLGHSYAFAQTARVTGKVTGPDNQGLPGVNVQVSGTTTGTSSDASGNFSLNAAGNASLVFSNIGYVGQTVPVNGRSVVNVQLAEDQKTLNEVVVVGYGTQRKTDVTGALTAISTKEFAQQPVTRLDQVLQGRAAGVQVSQTNGAPGGDARIRVRGANSVLGNNNPLYVVDGFVGADFNFVNPSDIETIQILKDAASTSIYGSRGANGVVIITTKKGAKGLKVNYEGQFSTSEVIKRYDVLQAGEFAEIVNARATAVGSGLPFTTDQIAQFKQNGGTDWQSLVFRNGTGQQHQITLSGGNDKTTFLVSGNYLNQNGIVNNSGFKRYNLRTNINTQINDKLSFRLNLWGTRSQNHNTLDGGAIVQALAWAPTTPAYGADGQPTFTDPIGSVYRNPLDYLYDQSVDANKSGININGGINYKLPIKGLSIDLQYAVNYLNAQNLNLNGKRLSNNVPTASRYSAEQVTLQNTNNLNYDVKLGNHSITAVAVLETQQFTNRDFTASASGLRFPQLGYDNIGGNTAATVASSYQKWTLLSLLGRINYGYKDKYLVSAAVRRDGSSKFAAGNKYSVFPSVALGWRLSEEEFIKKLNVFNNLKLRGSWGMTGSQALGPYSTISAYSSAQVAFNNTAATSGVILGNPGNPDLKWETTKQVDVGLEMEFLNGRLRIEADYFKKNTSDLLLNVAIPSYAGGGTQARNVGEIENKGVEFSIVGTPLVLGGFRWETNLNFSTLQNRVISLGGLPRLGQGTGVGAGMSTTNEFMLMPGEPLGSYWGLNYLGTWKPNEADQAAKQGRVPGDPHYQDLNGDNSITTDDFQIIGRAFPKATGGWNNTFTYKGLTLNVFFNGVFGVDKLNYTRAAALSGSGDARQFILAEIRDYYRPGNETSNVPAFTKTYQPFTQSSRFLEDGSFVRLKNVSLSYTVPTGFIHNKASIRVFASATNLLTITKYKGPDPESARVGSNTDTAIGIDYGSYPNAKQYTLGINLGF, from the coding sequence ATGAAAAAAACTGTAAAACTCTTCGTTATCCTGTTGCTACTGGGGCATAGCTACGCCTTCGCCCAGACGGCCAGGGTTACCGGTAAAGTGACCGGTCCAGACAATCAGGGATTACCTGGTGTCAACGTTCAGGTAAGTGGTACCACAACGGGTACCTCCAGCGATGCCTCAGGAAACTTTTCGCTAAATGCGGCCGGCAATGCGTCGCTGGTCTTTTCAAACATCGGTTACGTTGGTCAGACAGTGCCTGTCAATGGACGTTCGGTGGTTAATGTTCAGTTGGCCGAAGATCAGAAAACGCTGAATGAAGTGGTTGTGGTTGGATACGGTACACAGCGTAAAACCGACGTAACGGGCGCTCTGACGGCCATTTCAACCAAGGAGTTTGCCCAGCAACCCGTTACACGTCTGGATCAGGTGCTTCAGGGACGTGCTGCGGGTGTACAGGTAAGCCAGACAAACGGGGCGCCGGGTGGCGACGCCCGGATAAGGGTCAGAGGGGCCAACTCTGTATTGGGCAATAACAACCCCTTGTATGTTGTCGATGGGTTTGTTGGGGCGGATTTCAACTTTGTAAACCCCAGCGATATTGAGACCATCCAGATTTTGAAGGATGCCGCGTCAACCTCCATCTACGGTAGTCGTGGAGCGAATGGCGTGGTGATCATTACGACTAAAAAAGGAGCGAAAGGCCTCAAAGTCAACTACGAAGGCCAGTTCAGCACCTCGGAGGTTATCAAACGATACGACGTATTGCAGGCCGGGGAATTCGCCGAAATCGTTAATGCCCGCGCTACGGCTGTCGGTTCCGGGTTACCGTTCACCACAGATCAGATTGCGCAGTTCAAACAAAACGGCGGTACCGACTGGCAGAGTCTGGTCTTCCGAAACGGAACGGGTCAGCAGCACCAGATTACCCTGTCGGGCGGTAATGACAAAACGACCTTTCTGGTGTCAGGAAACTATTTAAACCAGAACGGCATCGTCAATAACAGTGGGTTTAAGCGGTATAACCTGCGTACCAACATAAACACGCAGATCAACGATAAGCTTTCGTTTCGGTTGAATCTGTGGGGTACGCGGTCACAAAACCACAATACCCTCGATGGGGGCGCCATTGTACAGGCACTGGCTTGGGCACCCACTACGCCTGCTTACGGTGCCGATGGTCAACCGACGTTTACAGACCCGATTGGTTCCGTTTACCGCAATCCGCTGGATTATCTGTATGATCAGTCGGTGGATGCGAATAAGAGCGGTATCAACATCAATGGGGGGATAAACTATAAGCTTCCGATCAAAGGGTTGTCCATCGACTTGCAGTACGCCGTCAATTACCTGAATGCACAAAACCTGAATTTAAACGGCAAGCGACTTTCCAACAACGTACCAACGGCAAGCCGATATTCGGCGGAACAGGTAACCCTGCAAAACACGAATAATCTGAATTACGATGTCAAACTAGGTAATCACTCCATTACCGCGGTTGCCGTACTGGAGACCCAGCAATTCACCAATAGAGACTTTACGGCCAGTGCGTCGGGGCTTCGGTTTCCGCAATTGGGATACGACAACATTGGTGGCAATACAGCCGCTACCGTGGCATCGAGCTATCAGAAATGGACGCTATTGTCATTGCTGGGACGTATAAACTATGGATACAAAGACAAATACCTGGTATCAGCGGCCGTTCGTCGCGATGGATCGTCCAAGTTTGCAGCGGGTAACAAGTACAGTGTTTTTCCATCTGTGGCGCTTGGATGGCGTTTATCAGAGGAAGAGTTCATCAAGAAACTCAACGTATTCAACAACCTGAAACTGCGGGGAAGCTGGGGTATGACGGGTAGCCAGGCACTCGGCCCCTACTCGACCATATCGGCCTATAGTTCAGCCCAGGTTGCCTTTAATAACACGGCGGCTACATCTGGTGTGATTTTAGGTAATCCCGGCAATCCCGATCTCAAATGGGAGACAACCAAGCAGGTCGATGTGGGTCTGGAAATGGAATTCCTGAATGGTCGTTTACGTATCGAAGCTGACTACTTCAAGAAAAACACTTCAGATCTGCTCCTGAACGTAGCCATTCCCAGCTATGCGGGGGGCGGTACACAAGCCCGAAACGTGGGCGAAATTGAAAATAAAGGGGTCGAATTCTCGATTGTTGGTACGCCCCTGGTATTGGGTGGCTTCCGCTGGGAAACGAACCTGAATTTTTCCACCTTACAGAACCGCGTAATCAGTCTGGGCGGTTTGCCACGGCTGGGGCAGGGTACGGGTGTTGGTGCCGGCATGTCGACAACCAATGAGTTTATGCTAATGCCGGGTGAGCCGCTGGGGTCTTACTGGGGCCTGAATTACCTGGGCACCTGGAAACCAAACGAAGCCGATCAGGCAGCCAAACAGGGGCGTGTACCCGGTGATCCACATTACCAGGATTTGAACGGCGACAATTCGATCACAACGGATGATTTTCAGATCATTGGCCGGGCCTTCCCGAAAGCAACGGGAGGCTGGAACAACACCTTTACGTATAAAGGACTGACCCTGAACGTATTCTTCAATGGCGTCTTTGGTGTCGATAAGCTCAATTACACGCGGGCGGCTGCGCTGTCGGGTTCGGGCGATGCGCGGCAATTCATCCTGGCCGAAATCCGGGATTACTACCGGCCAGGCAATGAAACCTCTAACGTTCCGGCCTTTACGAAAACCTATCAGCCCTTCACCCAGTCGAGCCGGTTCCTGGAAGATGGTAGCTTCGTTCGCCTGAAAAACGTAAGTCTCTCGTACACGGTACCCACCGGCTTCATTCATAATAAAGCCAGCATCCGGGTATTTGCGAGTGCAACGAACCTGCTTACAATCACCAAATACAAAGGGCCAGATCCGGAGTCGGCTCGGGTTGGTTCGAACACCGACACCGCCATCGGTATTGACTACGGTTCCTATCCTAATGCAAAACAATATACGCTCGGCATCAACCTGGGCTTCTAA
- the dgoD gene encoding galactonate dehydratase yields the protein MKHPAKKSGISRRSAIQSVLGVAGMGTMVLPQTSYAASPGHFADYSKVKITKLETFLVKPRWVFLKIHTDVGVHGLGEPLLEGRALTIQTAIKEVEPYLIGKDPRHVVHHWQAIYRHAFYRGGPILTSALSGIDHALWDIKGKLLNVPVYELLGGPTRDRVRIYGRASNAEDIKKRKAEGYTVIKTGVAHKNPANIVENPQFINYAVENFASLREAGGPNMDIAIDFHGNISPQTAKVLIKQLEPFQPMFVEEPCQAQNVDILADIARGTHLPIAAGERIFTKWGFRELLEKKAVSIVQPDLCHAGGITEGRLIAGMAEAYYVPVAPHNPMGPISLAAGLHLAASIPNFLVQEQVSLGEGYVKNPFKLQSDGTVMIPKGPGLGVELDDALMKDKIGHDWKNPESYNALDGSVVDW from the coding sequence ATGAAACATCCAGCTAAAAAATCCGGCATATCGCGCCGTTCTGCCATACAATCTGTATTGGGTGTGGCCGGCATGGGCACGATGGTATTGCCACAAACGTCTTACGCAGCCAGTCCCGGGCACTTTGCCGATTACAGCAAGGTGAAGATTACAAAACTCGAAACCTTTCTGGTGAAGCCCCGCTGGGTTTTCCTGAAAATCCATACCGATGTAGGCGTTCATGGCTTAGGGGAACCCCTGCTCGAAGGCAGAGCACTAACGATCCAGACCGCTATTAAAGAAGTGGAACCGTACCTGATTGGTAAAGATCCGCGCCATGTTGTCCACCATTGGCAGGCTATTTACCGCCATGCGTTTTACCGGGGCGGCCCCATCTTGACCAGTGCATTGAGCGGCATCGATCATGCCCTGTGGGACATTAAAGGCAAGCTGCTAAACGTACCGGTTTATGAATTGCTGGGCGGTCCTACGCGCGATCGGGTTCGGATTTATGGACGGGCCAGCAATGCGGAGGACATAAAGAAGCGCAAGGCCGAAGGCTACACCGTTATCAAAACGGGGGTTGCGCATAAGAACCCGGCCAACATTGTCGAGAACCCACAATTCATCAACTACGCGGTCGAGAATTTTGCCTCATTGCGGGAAGCGGGTGGCCCGAACATGGACATTGCCATCGACTTTCACGGAAATATTTCGCCCCAAACGGCCAAGGTGCTCATCAAACAATTGGAGCCCTTTCAACCCATGTTCGTCGAAGAACCCTGTCAGGCGCAAAACGTGGATATCCTGGCCGACATTGCGCGGGGCACTCATCTGCCCATTGCCGCTGGCGAACGTATTTTCACCAAATGGGGCTTCCGCGAACTGCTGGAAAAGAAAGCCGTTAGCATTGTCCAGCCCGACCTCTGCCACGCCGGAGGCATCACTGAAGGCCGCCTGATTGCGGGTATGGCCGAAGCCTATTACGTTCCCGTTGCCCCTCATAACCCAATGGGGCCAATCTCCCTGGCAGCGGGGCTGCATCTGGCAGCCAGCATACCCAATTTTCTGGTCCAGGAGCAGGTCTCCCTGGGTGAAGGCTATGTAAAAAATCCGTTCAAGCTGCAAAGCGATGGTACGGTGATGATTCCCAAAGGGCCAGGGCTGGGCGTTGAACTAGATGACGCACTTATGAAGGACAAAATTGGCCACGACTGGAAAAACCCAGAATCCTATAATGCGCTGGATGGCTCGGTAGTGGATTGGTAA
- a CDS encoding RagB/SusD family nutrient uptake outer membrane protein, with the protein MKKLLIIGLAAMLTAGCKGYLEEDTTGLLYGGNVLATQDGLESALTGAYRGLGNQWTYGFLHPSANAATIGSDDVTTHPASNKADWREFDQFNVSTTNQRSGAVYNGCYKAIQAANNVINNYTKTVGTKATIDIIAGEAFFIRGFSYYWLTRFYGNIPLVLAGEYSADLLTIKKSTPAEVYALIVEDLKKAETMLPNTRRDPGRPNAGSAKAFLADVYLTMAGWPLKQTDKYDLAAAKAKEVIDNRATYGFSLMPTFAAVFDNDPAVAIIPESVFQINGFTGGSGTANATYGNTTMPGEEGGWDDMFAELNFFKNFPEGPRKDATFRTQFGLGATTIPWQNSLTKHPYYKKWYIKGNIVTSSISLPSVMMRYPHVLTIYAEAKARGTGGPDQAAYDALNAVRLRGLPSGAKALSPGDGLTAAQFADAVVQERAWEFACERTRWFDLIRLEKVEEANAAKSPDDLQPIKPITKANYWFPLPYTDTSINPNL; encoded by the coding sequence ATGAAAAAGTTACTAATAATTGGACTGGCGGCTATGCTCACCGCAGGCTGCAAAGGTTATCTCGAAGAAGATACAACCGGGCTATTGTATGGCGGTAACGTTCTCGCGACCCAGGATGGGTTAGAGTCAGCTCTGACCGGAGCCTACCGGGGGTTGGGTAATCAGTGGACATACGGGTTCCTTCACCCATCGGCCAATGCGGCTACCATCGGTAGTGATGACGTGACCACACACCCAGCCAGTAATAAAGCGGACTGGCGTGAATTCGATCAGTTTAACGTGTCGACCACCAACCAACGCTCAGGAGCCGTGTATAATGGCTGTTACAAAGCCATTCAGGCTGCCAACAACGTGATCAATAATTACACAAAAACGGTTGGTACCAAAGCAACAATTGACATTATTGCGGGCGAAGCCTTTTTCATTCGTGGCTTTTCCTACTATTGGTTAACCCGCTTTTATGGCAATATTCCGCTGGTGCTGGCGGGTGAATACTCAGCCGATCTGCTCACAATCAAAAAATCGACACCCGCGGAAGTCTATGCACTAATCGTCGAAGACCTGAAGAAAGCTGAAACCATGCTGCCCAACACCCGGCGCGATCCGGGTCGGCCTAATGCGGGTTCGGCCAAAGCATTTCTGGCGGATGTGTACCTGACGATGGCTGGCTGGCCACTGAAACAAACCGACAAATATGATCTGGCTGCGGCCAAAGCCAAAGAAGTGATTGACAACCGCGCTACCTATGGGTTCTCGCTGATGCCAACCTTTGCCGCCGTTTTCGACAATGATCCGGCGGTGGCTATTATTCCTGAATCGGTGTTTCAGATCAATGGATTTACGGGGGGTAGTGGTACGGCCAACGCTACCTATGGCAACACCACAATGCCCGGCGAAGAGGGCGGCTGGGACGATATGTTTGCGGAGCTTAATTTCTTCAAAAACTTCCCCGAAGGGCCGCGCAAAGATGCCACTTTTCGCACTCAGTTTGGGTTAGGTGCTACCACAATCCCCTGGCAGAACAGCCTGACCAAACACCCCTATTACAAGAAATGGTACATCAAGGGGAATATTGTAACTTCCAGCATTTCGCTGCCCTCCGTCATGATGCGCTATCCGCACGTATTGACCATTTATGCTGAAGCGAAAGCGCGTGGAACGGGTGGCCCGGATCAGGCAGCATATGACGCCCTCAATGCTGTCCGATTACGGGGCTTGCCATCGGGCGCAAAAGCACTCTCGCCCGGCGACGGACTAACAGCCGCCCAGTTTGCTGACGCGGTGGTGCAGGAACGTGCCTGGGAATTTGCCTGCGAACGCACCCGCTGGTTTGATCTGATTCGTCTCGAAAAAGTTGAGGAAGCTAATGCAGCTAAAAGCCCGGACGATCTGCAACCGATCAAGCCGATCACCAAAGCAAATTACTGGTTTCCTCTGCCGTACACCGACACGTCGATTAATCCGAATTTGTAG
- a CDS encoding enolase C-terminal domain-like protein produces the protein MNKTDQSRRDTLKMLGFGSSAGVLGLFGGISTAEAREQQGKPQYAVGMPPVKIKSVKAIATAPQGSNLIVVKVETTEPGLYGLGCATFTQRAATVIVAINTYLNEFCVGKDVDNIEDMWQAAYVSSYWRNGPVLNNALSGLDQALWDIKGKRAKMPVYQLLGGKVRFAIPCYTHAGGNTPEAAADSVKSFMEKGFKYIRIQQGGYGAVGATADKPDFKVAGFGGETDNYMNERLYLKSVPKMFEVVRKECGEEIELLHDIHERVQPIDAINMIKQVEEYRPFFIEDPFSPENMKWFANLRQATSVPIAMGELFNNINEFKEPMVNQWFDFIRIHVSQIGGITPAMKVARLGEWFNIRTAWHGPGDVSPVGHAAHAHIDLAVWNFGIQEAVQFSDKTQAVFSGCPTMNKGYMSVNEVPGLGVDIDEKEAAKYPITTKSNWQVRKIDGTIIRP, from the coding sequence ATGAATAAAACCGATCAAAGTCGTCGCGATACGTTAAAAATGCTAGGCTTTGGCTCATCCGCCGGTGTGTTAGGGCTGTTTGGCGGCATCTCCACCGCCGAAGCCCGCGAGCAACAGGGTAAGCCTCAGTATGCCGTCGGGATGCCTCCCGTCAAGATCAAAAGTGTAAAGGCCATTGCTACGGCTCCACAAGGTTCCAACCTGATTGTCGTGAAAGTGGAAACCACCGAACCCGGTCTCTATGGGTTAGGCTGCGCTACGTTCACCCAACGGGCTGCTACCGTGATTGTAGCCATCAACACCTATCTGAACGAGTTCTGTGTAGGCAAAGACGTGGACAACATCGAAGACATGTGGCAGGCGGCTTATGTCAGCTCCTACTGGCGAAATGGGCCCGTGCTTAACAATGCCCTCTCCGGACTAGATCAGGCACTTTGGGACATCAAAGGCAAACGGGCAAAAATGCCGGTATACCAACTGCTGGGCGGAAAAGTACGATTTGCTATCCCCTGTTACACCCACGCGGGCGGAAACACTCCCGAAGCCGCTGCCGATAGTGTGAAGAGCTTCATGGAAAAGGGGTTCAAGTATATCCGCATTCAGCAGGGCGGCTATGGAGCCGTGGGCGCCACCGCCGACAAACCTGATTTCAAAGTAGCTGGCTTTGGGGGTGAAACCGACAACTACATGAACGAGCGGCTCTACCTGAAATCGGTACCCAAAATGTTTGAAGTCGTTCGGAAAGAGTGCGGAGAAGAAATCGAGCTACTTCACGACATTCACGAGCGGGTACAGCCCATCGACGCCATCAACATGATCAAGCAAGTGGAAGAGTACCGCCCGTTTTTCATTGAAGATCCCTTCTCGCCCGAGAACATGAAGTGGTTCGCCAATCTCCGGCAGGCAACCTCCGTACCCATTGCCATGGGCGAGTTGTTCAACAACATCAACGAGTTCAAGGAGCCGATGGTCAACCAATGGTTCGATTTCATCCGGATTCACGTCTCGCAAATTGGGGGCATCACCCCCGCTATGAAAGTAGCCCGATTAGGCGAGTGGTTCAACATCCGCACCGCCTGGCATGGTCCGGGCGATGTCTCGCCGGTTGGTCACGCGGCCCACGCCCACATTGATCTGGCCGTCTGGAACTTCGGGATTCAGGAAGCGGTGCAGTTTTCGGATAAGACGCAGGCAGTATTCAGTGGCTGCCCCACCATGAACAAAGGGTATATGTCGGTCAATGAAGTACCCGGGCTGGGCGTCGATATTGATGAAAAGGAAGCGGCCAAGTATCCGATCACGACCAAGTCCAACTGGCAGGTTCGTAAAATAGACGGGACGATTATTCGGCCGTAG
- a CDS encoding SusD/RagB family nutrient-binding outer membrane lipoprotein: MKTNLKYTLTLLLSLSLLSGCDQGFDEVNTNKVDPTSLSPSMVLNKAIISTNYLDGFGTLGMLTYNFGIVQQIITPYGSSLSGANYDQINGSNTPLVWTNFYRNVLKQLVATLDQTKSDPLQSNTYNAARIWKAYVFMILTDTYGDIPYSQAGQGYTTEIITPKYDAQQDIYKDILKELDEASAALTTAQTPVVTDILYGGDVAKWKKLGYSLMLRAGMRLTKVDPTMAETYVKKAVTGGVFQSNADNSILRHTAIYNNYIANHLAAREKTNFYLAAPFVNYLKENNDPRLPIFAVRYVGAKGGQEQVAARASSDPAVQIGMPMGYNDVSITTVLAQNNVVSLWDFSQVNLNTVLKLDAPEYHITYAQVQFNLAEAAVRGWVAGTAADYFAKGIRANLEQMASYGTAIPETAIKAYLDAHPLDASKALDQINTQYWVASFLDGTEAFANFRRSGYPALKKNPYPGSEVKGDFIRRMPYPDSEIVVNSGSLNEAITRQGPNTLDTRVWWDKK; this comes from the coding sequence ATGAAAACAAATCTAAAATATACCCTTACTCTACTCCTCTCATTGAGCCTGCTATCAGGCTGCGATCAGGGCTTCGACGAGGTCAATACCAATAAGGTGGACCCAACCTCGCTGTCTCCATCAATGGTTCTCAACAAGGCAATCATCAGCACCAATTACCTCGATGGCTTTGGTACACTGGGCATGCTGACCTACAATTTCGGGATTGTTCAACAGATCATTACACCCTATGGAAGTTCGCTATCCGGTGCCAATTACGACCAGATCAATGGTAGTAACACGCCCTTAGTCTGGACTAACTTCTACCGCAACGTGCTGAAGCAACTGGTAGCTACGCTGGATCAAACCAAGAGCGATCCGCTTCAATCCAACACTTACAACGCAGCCCGCATCTGGAAAGCCTATGTATTCATGATCCTAACCGATACCTATGGGGATATTCCCTATTCTCAGGCAGGCCAGGGCTACACTACGGAGATTATCACGCCTAAATACGATGCGCAGCAGGATATTTATAAGGATATTCTGAAGGAACTCGACGAAGCCTCAGCCGCTTTGACCACCGCCCAAACACCCGTGGTTACCGATATCCTGTACGGGGGCGATGTTGCCAAGTGGAAAAAACTGGGCTATTCACTCATGCTGCGAGCCGGTATGCGTTTGACCAAAGTCGATCCCACGATGGCCGAGACGTATGTAAAAAAGGCTGTAACCGGGGGCGTATTTCAATCCAACGCCGACAATTCGATTCTCCGTCATACCGCCATATACAACAACTACATTGCGAATCACCTGGCCGCCCGCGAAAAAACCAACTTCTACCTCGCGGCACCGTTTGTGAATTACCTGAAAGAGAACAACGACCCCCGCTTACCCATTTTTGCCGTGCGCTATGTAGGTGCCAAAGGTGGTCAGGAACAGGTAGCCGCGCGCGCTTCGTCTGATCCAGCCGTACAGATTGGTATGCCAATGGGTTATAATGACGTATCGATTACCACAGTACTTGCGCAAAACAACGTGGTCAGTCTGTGGGATTTTTCGCAGGTTAACCTGAACACGGTACTCAAGTTAGATGCGCCCGAATACCACATCACCTACGCGCAGGTTCAGTTCAATCTGGCCGAAGCGGCTGTACGGGGATGGGTAGCCGGAACAGCTGCCGATTATTTTGCCAAGGGTATCCGGGCCAACCTCGAACAAATGGCGTCGTATGGAACAGCCATTCCAGAAACAGCAATCAAAGCCTATCTGGATGCCCACCCGCTGGATGCCAGTAAAGCCCTGGATCAGATCAACACGCAGTACTGGGTGGCCAGTTTCCTGGATGGCACCGAGGCATTTGCCAACTTCCGACGCAGTGGCTATCCCGCCCTGAAGAAAAATCCGTACCCCGGCTCTGAAGTGAAAGGCGATTTCATCCGGCGCATGCCTTATCCCGATAGCGAGATTGTCGTTAACTCAGGAAGTTTGAACGAAGCAATCACCCGACAGGGCCCCAACACGCTGGATACCCGCGTTTGGTGGGATAAGAAGTAA